The DNA segment TTACAAAAAGAAGTATATATGAAATTTCCTGCCGGTATACCTGCTCCTAGTCCTAACCATGTCTAGCGTCTTAAGAAATCACTTTATGGTTTGCGACAAGCGTCGCGACAGTGGTATGCTCGACTTACAGTTGCTTTTAATTTTgaagggttttcttcttctttgaatGATTATTCCCTATTTTTCAAACAATCAGGTGATTCTATATCTATTGTGGCAGTGTATGTTGATGACATACTACTTACTGGCAACAATCATACAGAGCTTTCTCAACTTAAGCACTTCTTAAATGATGAATTTCAGATTAAGgatcatcaacataaactatAAGATAGACTTGAATGCCTGTCAATCGGTATTCTATATGATACATTATTTTCTTAGTTTGGAGGTTCTTCGAGAATCACATGGCCTGATTGTTTCTCAACGCAAATTCACCCTTGATCTCATTCGCCCAGATCTCTCTTTTGCAGTGCAACACTTGTCTCAATTCCTGCAAGCTCCTCGACTTCCACACTTCACAGCAGCCCTTCGAGTGATTCGATATCTTTGCAAAGATCCTGGTCAAGGGCTTTTTATGACTGCTGATCCATCTTTTTCTCTCCTTTCCTTTTGCGATGTTGATTGGGCATCTTGTGTTGATTCTTGGAGGTCTATAAGTGGTTATTTTATCAGCCTTGGAGGCTCACCCGTTTCTTGAAAATCCAAAAAGCAAGTTTATGTTTCTCTATCTTCAGCAGAGGCTGAATATCGTTCAATGAGGCGTCTTGTTGCTGAGTTAACATGGTTGGATCGTCTCCTCAATGATCTTTCAGCTCCTCCGACTCTCCCTATCCTGGTCCATTCCGATAGTCAGGCAGCACTCCATATCGCTCGGAATCCGGTGTTTCACGAACGAACAAAACATGTGGAGCTCGATTGCCATTTCGTCTGGCAACAATTCCTCTCTGGCTTGATTTCTTTGAATTTTGTTCCACCATCTCCTCAAATCGCATATATCTTTACAAAGCCCTTATCTGGGCCTTCACATAATTTCATCCTTGGCAAGTTGGGGCTTTCTTCGCtcccctccaacttgaggggagGTGTTAATATTAGTGATGATTTATGTTCTAGAGAAATCATAAATGGTGAAAGACAGAGGAAGAAGATGGTGTTACAACCTAATGATTCTAAGGTTTTGTTTGGGTCTCAGACAGGAGGGAGTATATGTTCCTCTTTAAGTCTTCTAGAGAATACAGATGGAGGTTTTTATGCCTTTAGATCACATTCACATGTAAATAATCTGGACCGTCCATTTGTAAAGGATAAAGATTATACATTGGATTCTTTGGGCACATGACCAAGCTGAGTCACTGTATAAgagttattttttgttattttatggtCCAGTAAATTGTAGACACATGTATAGTTATTTACattattcatttattttcttttagagaAATAGTTGTATAAATACAAACAAAGAGAAATGAGAAAGTACACAGAAAATTTTCCAATTCATTCGTCCATTTTCTACAATGATCCTATTGGTCATTCagtttgacttggcgtgccatgtcatttgacacgtggcatcaAACTGGGCCTCTaagaagatgacatcttgggcctAATGAAGTAGGCTCATCACTTGTAGCTCAATTAAATGGGTTAGCCCATCatatttggatttatttatttactCCATATATATATTGAACTAATATAATTAATCTAATTATATTGGCCCGtaatatttatttggacaaatatatttaatatatagtccaaattattttattgaatttaatTCCAATAAAATTTATATGTCTACAACTCTTATCGATATATTATTAATACATGTAtccttattttaaattttatcgCGTATATAATCATACATAAGTTTCTTTTTATAGCGAAATATTAGTAACTAAATTATATACTTATTAATCATGCATGGTTTTATACCGATAATTAAACGACATATAGGtcatacaaaaattaaaattctcTTATATTTCAATCCAAATAACCCTTAGAGATGGAGGCACCTTCAAAGTTCGAtaccctttttattttttaattataaaaaaagtTGGTcacttttaaaagaaaattttgtGGAAATAAAGTTAGCCAATGGACATAATAGACATGTCAAGTTTACCATTTTTGTTGAAAACTATATCAAGGAGTATAAAATTCAGCAATCTATCCCAGATTTCATAAGACATGTTCTGGAAGCTTGGAAATCaacaaacatatttaagactAAGGAAATTGACCGGAAAATGGTGAGTGAAATTTGTTACGGGGCATCTTCGTCAGGGGCAACGGTGAGTCATCAGTTTGTTCATCACCACTTGTCAGCTACATACTGTTTAATCCAAATCCCCATTTTCCCCTCAATTGTACAGTTAAAAGGTTTTATCAAAATCTTGACACAATTTTCTTTGCACAGAGAGAAAAATGAAGGCAGAAACACTAACACTGGTGCTGGTGAACTTAGCGGGAATAATGGAAAGGGCGGATGAATCATTGTTACCTGGTGTTTATAAGGAAGTTGGTGAAGCACTCCATGCTGATCCAACGAGGTTGGGCTCGCTCACGCTTTTCCGATCCATGGTTCAGTCCCTGTGTTATCCTCTTGCTGCTTACTTAGCTGCTCGCCATAACCGGGCCCATGTCATCGCCTATGGTGCTTTTCTTTGGGCTGCCGCCACTTTCCTCGTCGCTTTCTCCTCTACCTTCTCTCAGGTCCGTCTGTTACATAGATACAAttctcatttttgattttttgaattCATTTGATCCAAATTTACTCCCCTATTAGACTAAATATCTTATTTTTACCCTTTGTTTTACTTTGGGGTCATTCATACCCTTGTCTAGTATTTGGCTATTAGCACTTGTCATTAGCAAATTGTCTAGTATTTGCCTTTAATGGAGCTCCAGCACGATGGATTCCACGTGTCAAAATATTTTAGGTTCAAATTTTTACCCTCTACTTTTAAGTATGAGTTAAAATTATCCTCCGTCTTACTTTAGGTAAAGAGCTCCGTTAGGATCTGATGTTAAAATTAAGATATGTTGCAAAGCATAAGCGTACTTTTGACCCCCCCCCCTTCCTTTGATTCTATCGAAATAAGAGTGTGTTTCAATTCGAGTACCACTAGGTCTTTGGATTGTGTTTACATTTGCGTGTAGCATCTCCCCACCATCCCCAACTTGTAGTCCATTGATGTACACATGTGAATAGCATTATAGGAAAACGAACTGATAAATGTTAGAATTATGGATATGTCAACGGATTCCTAAAGTTATGCACCTTTGCTTGATAAGGTGGCAGTATCGAGAGCTTTAAATGGGATAGGCCTAGCCATAGTTGCACCTGCTATTCAATCTCTTGTAGCTGACTCGACTGATGATGACAAACGTGGGATGGCATTTGGATGGCTACAGCTTACTAGCAATATTGGTTCGATAATTGGTGGATTGTTCTCCTTAATGATAGCGCGTGTTACTTTTTTGGGAATTCCTGGTTGGAGGCTCGCATTTCATCTTGTTGGGATCGTCAGCATTATCATTGGTATTTTGGTTCGCTTATTTGCTAATGATCCTCACTTTCCAGATGGCCGTCTAAAGGCTACTAATGAAGGTCATGGTAAATCCTTCATATCGGAAGTGCAAGGTCTCGTTCAAGAAGCAAAATCGGTCATAAAGATTCAATCTTTCCAGATTATTGTTGCTCAAGGTGTTACTGGTTCTTTTCCCTGGTCAGCTTTGTCCTTTGCTCCAATGTGGTTAGAGCTTACTGGACTTTCCCATGAGAAGACTGCTGTACTTATTGGCTTGTTTGTGATTGGAAGTTCCATAGGAGGACTCTTTGGAGGAAGGATGGGAGACATGTTATCCGGGCGTCTACCAAATTGTGGCAGGATAATCCTGGCACAAATAAGTTCAGCTTCAGCGATTCCCCTATCGGCGATCCTTCTGCTGGCTTTGCCTGATGATCCTTCCTCAGTATTCGCGCATGGTCTGGTCCTGTTTATTACAGGGTTCTTCATATCTTGGAATGCTCCAGCTACAAACAAGTAATGTTCTTAATATGAGACTTCTATTGTCCGTTTCTCTGTTTTTGGTGTTTTTTACTAGCAAGTAATATTGTTTTGATTGAATGGTGGAAGACGGGATTTTGGTCGATGAAGTAAATCAGACATTATCTAATCTGAATAAGGTCTAAAGGTAAAACACATTATTAATAGGAGTTAAATGATTGATCCATGAAGTTGTAGAGTAGTGTGTTATCATATTCCCAAACCTAAAAAGAAATATAGCCATTTTGTTGTAATTTGTAAGTAGACCCACAGCCATGAAAAGGGTGACGATTGAGTTCCTTCCTTAAGAAAGTTATATGTCAGCATTCATTGTGCTTTGTCAGTATTGAGTGTCGTGATTGCATATTATGCTGAAGTGCCAACAGTCCAATTTTTGCAGAGATAGTGCCTGataaatcaagaacaagtatctatgCTCTGGACCGATCATTTGAATCTGTACTATCGTCTTTTGCTCCACCTGTTGTTGGACTACTGGCTCAGAATGTTTACGGTTATAAACCAGTTCCTGAAGGTGTTGAAAATATTGCTACAGACAGAGGAAACGCCAAAGCTTTGGCACAAGCGTTGTTCACTTCCATAGGAACTCCAGTGGCACTATGCTGTGTGATTTACTCTTTTCTCTATTGCACGTATCCAAGGGATAAGGAGCGGGCTCAAATGGAAGCACTGATAGAATCAGAGATGCAAATCATGGGCTTGGATACGTCTCCTGCAACTCGACAATATTCACAAGTCGAGTCATCTGAAACCCAAGAGCATCTTGAAGACAGAATCATTGTTGAAATGGATTATGGGGAAGATGGACTTGattttgatgatgatgatgatgagaagACATTAGTCCACCACTACCCGACATTTCCTCAACTGGATCGATAGCAGTCATTATATCAAGAAAGACTTATTTTTACATGGATGATCACATGGCCACACATCCGATACGAATTTATATCAGTTGAACAATAGTTTATGGAGGTTTTCGGCCATCAACAGTTATAGAACAACTTAGATTTCCCTTTCATTCTTTCTAGCTTCATAATCTATGCCTTTTGGCTACATGTAACATATTTTAGATTATCTTCCTACTTGGTGATaatgttctttttcttttatcgTATCAGTATAGGTTCTTGAGAATGGACATCTCGAGGTTAGTTTGATATAGATCACCTCTCTCGGAAAACATACTGTATAGGGAGTTGTATTATCTCCTCTTGTACCTCTGTACATCTCCAAATCTGGAATGCTGCGCATTCTTTCATTGATAACGTGTTCTTCTCTAAATATTGTACGTCGAAGTTCAGtgcatctttttcttttttcctagtGCGTTAAGATGCCAAATAACAAGGATGTATCAAATTAGTTTTGCTAAGAAATGTTAGGACGCTGTGAAGGAAATAAATAGTAGCAACCAGTACATAACTAAAGCGTGCATGTTATCCCACCAGAAACAAGAAGAGGTATTCTTCACTCGTCATTTGCCAAAGTATATATTGCTCCGTTTCCTCAATTTGGATTGGTGTTGCCCAAATATGAGAACTCTCCTGATGCCATTTGCTTCACACACATACCATTTGTCTTAAATAGCTTTCGTAAGATCAACTCCAAAGAAAAGACTCTGTTCCCATGTCCAATGAAGTAGGTGAAAATTATagaaaatcgaggttcaaattttgacatgcaaaaaaaaaaatagcattaGATAATTTCTACTCATAAGCCTTAGCTTTGGTAGGAGTTATTCCGTATCTGTGCTAGTGAAATGCAATTAACAAGCATCCGATGAAATAGTGTGAGGTGCGTGAAAATAGCTCATACACCACGGTTATCAAGAATAAAAGAATAAATGCAGTGGACTGCTTGTAACATTGGCGTAAAGTAGCAAATCCACCTTCGTCTAGTATAAATTGGGCATGCAAGATACTTCACTGGGAATATATCTAAGGGAGAAAGAGTTATTCTTACCACTCTCAGACCTACCTGTTAAGTATTATCTTGATTCAGACAAACATAAAAAGTTTTCTTGGATACGTTTATATAATATTTGATTGATGTTAAAAAGAAGTATTTGAAGTTCAGGGGAAAATACTGCTCTAACcattatttcaacttcaaattttccattcAAGCAGAAGTTGAAATATCCAACAAAACTGATGTCCAACCATTGATGCAAATACAATGCACGTCCAAAAGAGACTAAATAAATAACCGCTTTGAAGCCCAGggaaaaatatttcttctttctttgttttttcatttttttcctctttgtttcttttaccaACCCCATCTAAATGTAGTGCAAGTGTGTAACATTTATCGCTACTAACATGCAAAGAAAAAGATAGCAAGAAGTTGCACTCCTTAACATATGTAAAAACTAAAAACTATTACTAAGAATTAAAATCGAAAAACAAACAAGATGTAGCTATATTTTATTGCATTTTAGCATTGAGGTATTGTATATTTTCGAATAAATAACTATGTATGTAACAAAAACATAAAATGCATGGTTTCATTACTTGAGCTTATGATTGGACGAAAAAACATTTTTTCCCCTACTGTTCTCTAATTACTTCGTTTGAGGGCACTCCAAGGTGCACTATTTTTTTGCACCAAATCTAAATTTGGTGTaaaatttgatgttttttttttgcTCCAATGGAATACCAAATCTTGCACCATTATAGTGCGTGAATAGTGTCACACCAAATTTGGTGTGACACTATTCATCAACATCAAATttgatttattattatttgttcatctttttatttttttgaacttttaatttatcatatattgtgtatataattaatttttatattaagatttttataattttaattttatatcctatttttttgatatattaatttttgtatatatattatatttatataaaattataagttaattttattattattataattgtataaaaagaaatataaccattatttaaaaataaaaaatgcaaatgtacgatatctaatgttgctaaaattgaaaagtgaaaactaaaattaaaaaaagaaaattaacaatacataaaataaaaatacattataATTAAAAGTACATCAAAGAAGGATAcattaaaattgaaattatattaaaaaacataaaacataagTTTAGTAATCCGCCATGTCATTTTCAGGTacaccaaaattaccaaaaaactgAGAGAACAGGCATTCGgtaattaaattaaatttgactatgatgtaatatttatttaattatcttttatcaatgatttcacttttagttgatttatcctttaaaataattttgtaataatgattatataagtggtgaatgtgaattattgtgatgaccttttgtcatcacttgatttacgagTAAATTCTGTATTCCAAGGCCTTAGAAGCCTCTTTTTTTCCGCACTTCGATTTGCGTGTGCGGTCCGGGCATATATTGGGAACACTTTTATGTAGAAATGTGATGGAAatgttaatttggcctttaaaattaaatttaagttgacttcgatcaatattttgggtatacGGATCCGGGcctatgatttgacggtcccggagggtccgtaggaaaatatgggacttgggcatatgcccggaatagaatttcgaggtcccaagcccgagaaataaatttttgaaagaaattgttttactgaaaatataagagtttttggaaatttgattatatttgaaattgatggtatcggacccgtatcttggttctgaagcacggtacaggtcttatatggcgtttagattgagcctgtaaaatttagtaagaaacgaacttgaaatgacttgaatcagaccctcggttgggaaatttgaaacttaagtgttcttgaaaattttttttgattttgatgctaaattcattatTAAAgctgttaatttggcgatttgatcgcacgagtaagtccatatgatgtttttgagttagtatgcatgtttggtttgaagctccgagggctcgggtgagtttcagataggtttcggaaggtttttaaacttagaaaagttgcaggttttcagtttctggtgttcTGGAGTTTTTTTCTTCGCGTTCGTGGAAGGACTCTCGCGAACGAGAAGGGTAAGTCAGGCTGAAGGAatttttcttctacgcgaacgcgagaaacaggtcgcgaacgcgaagcttcggGGGTGctttccttcgcgaacgcggacctgctatcgcaaacgcgaaggtctTCGGGCCTGGACAGGGGGAAAGGGATTTTGCTCTACGCGAATACGTCCACTTGACCGCGAACGCGAGCCCTTGAACGCGAATGCGATGGCCATCTGGCCTGACCCATCGTGAacgcgacaggcctatcgcgaacgcgatgaaagcCTGCCCAATTATTTTAAAACAGAACCAGAACCGGGCAAAACCTATTTTACCCCATATTTTCGAACTCCCAAGGCATAGAGGCGATTTTCTTCCCACAAATTcatccccaaagtgttggtaatcaattctaaactttacTCTTTCAATTAACCAATATTTTTCATCACTTTCTAATAAAAAATCAAGAGTtatcatggtagaaattaggaatttgggtagagttagggcttgttgaataattgggatttagacctcgtattggagtcggatttcaaaactaattgcatatttgggctcgtgggtgaatgggtgatcgagttttggtcGAAACCTCGAGTTTCGACAAGGCGGGcctagggtcgatttttgactttttggggaaaatgatagaaaacataTAGTTAAGCATtgagtatgaattctttagcatttattgatgttgttaaattgatttggactagatacaagtaatttggaggcgaattctaaaggaaaagcgatgtttgaggcttgagttggccgtggaagtttgaggtaagtgtttggtctaaccttagcttgagagattaggagttgtgtcctagttgttatgtgttatttgttgagtacgacgtataggcatggtgaggagtatctatacgttggtgtcaagcatgcccgtaagACTTATACTATGGTTAATGTGACTCcctttgtattgttcatgccttatgtgataaTTTCAATTGTTGAGCAAAGCgtgtggaagtaatattggtatttgaatattgaagagcattgactcaagttgtaaaatgaattgtggaagtataattggaaaTTGAACCtattagagcattggctcaagttgtgaagtaaatgtgaaaaagagaagaggctTATTATAtcatctcccttgccgggatgttgttattttTAATgctttttcccttgccgggatgttgatacttttgatattgttcccttgccgagattttattgtgattttaattatttccttgcccttattgtttgtgattgttgtttgggtgaggaagagtgttaaagcacgaagggtgatgccgtgcattattttggtgagagagtgttaaagcacgaagggtaatgtcgtgtatgattttgtgaggaagagtgtaaaagcacgaagggtgatgccgtgctgtacgatgtacaatttcgtgccgattatattgatttttatggtgaggatgagagtaaaagcactaagggtgatgtcgtgcagattatattgattcttatggtgaggacgagagtaaaagcacgaagggtgatgccgtgcacttgtttgatttctgattcttgttgataattgagttatggtgttccttgTATTTACCTGCTATCCTTCTATTATCATTTGATGTTCCCcgtagcatgtttccccctcccattcttaacggtacattcctgcttttattttccgttgtatatgatttaactgcacaggtttatttggcagtctggtcctagcctcgtcactacttcgccgaggttaggctagacacttaccaacacatggggtcggttgtgctgatactacactctacactgtgtgcagatctcggtgcagcagcttttggaccttagctttgggGTTGTTGCCTTCGGTCCattcggagatccaaggtagtcctgcaggcgtccgcaggccctggcgtctccctctatcctttcatcctgtttcatttacatatttcagaaacagtgttgtatttatttttcggaccttgtttgtagtattcctagaccgtctgtgaagttgtgacaccagttctgggtagtctttgtttaagaaattatattggaaatatttaaatggttttatttgttTCTTCCACTTCTTTAAATTCCGCTGTTTATAAATtgttggttcataattgttaaaggattaaaaatgggaaaaaggtaaattgttcaaacggttggcttgcctaactttcactagtatgcgactcccgagggtggaaaatccgggtcgtgacaattatatatgatgaatatggaaaaaagaaaaaagataaaatttgtttgaaggaaataaaaaataaaatttaaatagaagataataatataatatagaaggagAGAAGAAATATTCTTTTTTAGTgtaaaaaataatgtaataattagAATAAATTTGATGTTACACCATTTTAATGTGCAATTTAGTGTGAAATTTGATGTTAGGGTTGAAGATGGTCTTAAAACTCGATGAGATGCAACGACCACGATCAAGTTGCAATGGGTGGTGTGTCTACAGTAAAAGTTACAAGAAacttctagtgcttcaaactttcACAAATTATCATATCTTTGTCGCATACATCAACATCAAAATTAGGAAATCGAGATTTATGATATGTCATAAATATGTCCCAACTGAATCAATTTCTTCGATCATCATTATCACGGCTGCTTTCTTGATGACGAAAAATATTACAGTATGTTTGATGTTTGTTCGTGGAATATCATTACTATATTTAATGTCTGTTGTTGTTCCTATTACCTTCCCTTTCGATATATTCTTTCGCACAGCAACAATCTCCCCTCTTCATCCCAACTGAAACACTAGTTAGGGAAAAGAGAAATGTGAGATGTTGTGGCTTGTCTCCCGTGGCGAATTTAGACCGGACgcaattcaaaatatatatagtCGAATCCCTTTATAACAGTCATTCTTTATCAGGGGCGAATTCAACTTTATAATTACGGGTTCTGCAGAACCGAATAACTTTGACTTAtaaattcataaactaaaaaatCTAGATTCGCATTTGTCCTTTCTAACAATACTTCACTATAACAATCAAATTTTCTTTAGAATCATGTTATATTCTATATTATAATAGCACTTTATTATAACAACCAAAAAATTAATATCGAAACGGACAGAAACTTTTATAGAAAAGTATAATTGTACTATAAAATAAGTATGTGTGGAAAAATTAGCATACATACAAAAAAATAGAATTCATTACACTTTTGTCTATGTctagaagaattgaagaaatatgAATTCCAATCTTCATTGGACCTTGAGGCATCATCATTCACCTAACACAGTGTCTAATCCCCACGTACCCCCTTAGTTCTAAGACAAGTAATgggctttcttttcttcttttaaagttaTGGTTTAGTAAGCAAGCATCCAATTCGTAGTTTCCCAACAACTCCATAATTTACAATTTTGGTCATTCATCAGTGTCAATAGCCTCGATGGTGGGACATCTTTTTGATTAAGAGAAACAAATCATTAATCCGAATCGAGATAAACCATTTTGCATCATTTGCATTTGtccaaaccaaatcaaatcatTAATTTTCATTATTTCAAGAGTATTATACTCATTTCTTTGTTTTGCCATGTACTGTATTGCTTTTTTGGTACGAATAATTTTATCCACTATCTAATATTTTTGTACATGAGACCTCAAGATTCTCACCTCAACATTATTGGAAATAAGTCACACCCTTAAACATCGTATACTATATTGCTTATCGAAGGgataaatttattttattctattcCACAACCCTCCCTGGCTCCCACCCATACCATTTAATTATCAAGAGGATCAACCGCAATTGTCCATTATTATCTCCTTTGGTATCTTAAATTTCTTCTAATAGTTGAAAGTAATAAGACTTTTTAATTTGTAGTCTTTTTGATAATACTCTCTCTGTTTCCTCTTAGTTGTGCACGATAAATTTTGCAATCCCCTTAAAAAATAACAATGAAGTACATATTTTATTATAATACCCGTAAAAATAATAAATAGTGAAGAATTTTGAAAAGAATGAGTAGTTAAtaattgtattggtcaaaatttaaCTGTTGTGGTCGACCCAATTGGGTCCACGTCCAAACAATAGGATAAGGAAAGACGACATTATTTACGCCAAACCACGTATTCATCGAACGACGAAAACGGATGCGGAGTGAGGGGGGCTATGGCCCAAATACATGGCAATGACTCCATGACTATATATAGGGATGAGACCTTCCTAGAAGGGGGGGGGgttctctctctttttcctctATAATCTCCTTAGTGAACAGAAAGTAAATCAATTTCAAATCTTCCAATGGATATGTACAACAATCATTTTCACCGATTGGggaaagaagaaatgaaatgcTTCGATAATTTATTGCTTCTATTTCATTTTATGTATCATTTTCTGGTTTGTCTGTAGATCTGAAATTTATTATGTTTGGTTAAGATTTACCTCTTCAATTTCcttaattgatttaatcaaaaaagtttcaatatcttttggtcaaacaataaTAAGGGTAAAcggaaaataatattttttttttgatttgcgaAAGTGAATAAGTAAAAGTAAAAAGATTATATTCTTTAAGTAAAAGGGAAAAAATAGTATTAAAAGTCGAAGTTGAAAAACATTTGAAAGCTGAAATTGTGGTTGAATATAAATttcttctgaaaataaattgaatatTTATGATTAAAAAATCCGTTAAATTCACTTGAAATAGTAgtcttcataaaaaaaaaattaaaaatatttcatCAGTATTTAAGATTAAAGTTTAATATTTGCAAATAAGGATGAGTATTGAGCAAGTGGCAGTTTTCAATCTAGGAATGTGAATTGATTCGTTTCCCTTCATTACTTTTGGTTCGGTTCAATTTGTACAGGACAAAGTTTTGGATGTTGATCAATAGGCACACGACAGGTCAAATGGAGGTGGGGTGAGAAGGAG comes from the Nicotiana sylvestris chromosome 4, ASM39365v2, whole genome shotgun sequence genome and includes:
- the LOC104224752 gene encoding uncharacterized protein — translated: MKAETLTLVLVNLAGIMERADESLLPGVYKEVGEALHADPTRLGSLTLFRSMVQSLCYPLAAYLAARHNRAHVIAYGAFLWAAATFLVAFSSTFSQVAVSRALNGIGLAIVAPAIQSLVADSTDDDKRGMAFGWLQLTSNIGSIIGGLFSLMIARVTFLGIPGWRLAFHLVGIVSIIIGILVRLFANDPHFPDGRLKATNEGHGKSFISEVQGLVQEAKSVIKIQSFQIIVAQGVTGSFPWSALSFAPMWLELTGLSHEKTAVLIGLFVIGSSIGGLFGGRMGDMLSGRLPNCGRIILAQISSASAIPLSAILLLALPDDPSSVFAHGLVLFITGFFISWNAPATNNPIFAEIVPDKSRTSIYALDRSFESVLSSFAPPVVGLLAQNVYGYKPVPEGVENIATDRGNAKALAQALFTSIGTPVALCCVIYSFLYCTYPRDKERAQMEALIESEMQIMGLDTSPATRQYSQVESSETQEHLEDRIIVEMDYGEDGLDFDDDDDEKTLVHHYPTFPQLDR